In Saccharothrix syringae, the following are encoded in one genomic region:
- a CDS encoding lysophospholipid acyltransferase family protein, whose translation MADDPGVTFYRMAALTARLPRRGRGFWYSVAIDVLWPLVVLFVRMRMKGRANIPRQGPVLLASNHLSFADPVTLTAFALASGRVPRYLAKASLWRAPVIGWVMSSGRHIPVDRGTARAGRAVDAVRASLEAGECVIVYPEGTFTNDPDGWPMRGKNGVARVALATRAPVVPVAQWGTRELLPPGRFVPRPWRRVSVVAGAEVDLSDLYGLEPTKAVLDEATARIMGAVTALLTGIRELPAPRDR comes from the coding sequence GACCGCCCGGCTGCCGCGCCGCGGCAGGGGTTTCTGGTACTCCGTGGCCATCGACGTGCTGTGGCCGCTGGTGGTGCTGTTCGTGCGGATGCGCATGAAGGGTCGGGCGAACATCCCCCGACAGGGGCCGGTGCTGCTGGCCTCCAACCACCTGTCGTTCGCCGACCCGGTGACGCTGACCGCGTTCGCGCTGGCGTCCGGGCGGGTGCCGCGGTACCTGGCCAAGGCGAGCCTGTGGCGGGCGCCGGTCATCGGGTGGGTGATGTCCTCCGGGCGGCACATCCCGGTCGACCGGGGCACGGCGCGCGCCGGGCGGGCGGTGGACGCCGTGCGGGCGTCGCTGGAGGCGGGGGAGTGCGTGATCGTCTACCCCGAGGGCACGTTCACCAACGACCCCGACGGGTGGCCCATGCGCGGCAAGAACGGCGTGGCGCGGGTCGCGCTGGCCACCCGCGCGCCCGTGGTGCCGGTGGCGCAGTGGGGCACGCGCGAGCTGCTGCCGCCCGGGCGGTTCGTGCCCCGCCCGTGGCGGCGGGTGTCGGTGGTGGCGGGCGCCGAGGTCGACCTGTCCGACCTGTACGGGCTGGAGCCGACCAAGGCGGTGCTGGACGAGGCGACCGCGCGGATCATGGGCGCGGTGACGGCCCTGCTGACCGGCATTCGGGAACTGCCGGCGCCCCGGGACCGGTGA
- a CDS encoding YkvA family protein translates to MVILVAVVLALLGVGTLVWRDTDVLGLPPVVAGLVLLALGVGAGVLWAMRRRRRWERKGEPRPVGNVFERARALPRLIRQRKAYGLPTSTLATWGFALVYLVSPIDVLPELLPLIGVTDDAGVAVWLLTSVSTVAGQYLNWERSGRRPPRP, encoded by the coding sequence ATGGTGATCCTGGTGGCCGTGGTGCTGGCCCTGCTCGGCGTCGGCACGCTGGTGTGGCGCGACACCGACGTGCTCGGCCTGCCCCCGGTGGTCGCGGGCCTGGTCCTGCTCGCCCTCGGCGTCGGCGCGGGCGTGCTGTGGGCGATGCGGCGCCGCCGGCGGTGGGAGCGCAAGGGTGAGCCCCGGCCGGTGGGCAACGTCTTCGAGCGGGCCCGGGCGCTGCCCCGCCTGATCCGGCAGCGCAAAGCCTACGGGCTGCCCACGAGCACGCTGGCCACGTGGGGCTTCGCGCTCGTCTACCTCGTCTCGCCGATCGACGTGCTGCCCGAGCTGCTGCCGCTGATCGGCGTCACCGACGACGCGGGCGTGGCGGTGTGGCTGCTCACCAGCGTCTCCACGGTGGCGGGCCAGTACCTGAACTGGGAGCGGTCGGGGCGGCGCCCGCCCCGACCGTGA
- a CDS encoding D-Ala-D-Ala carboxypeptidase family metallohydrolase, whose amino-acid sequence MLRLLSYVASLALVTTVLVLGGGGTAQADGCYTWNRTLSEGASGEDVRQLQIRLSGYPGYGAVLGLDGQFGPATRAALVRFQQAYGLGADGIAGSATYSRIYALQDDDCTPVNFSYAELNGCNSDWSGGRVSASTARANALVSMWKLQAMRHALGDQPIRVTSGFRSVSCNNAVGGASDSRHLYGDAVDLGAGSHTLCRMAQQARNHGFNGILGPGYPGHGDHTHVDHRGSRFWSASSCGI is encoded by the coding sequence GTGCTCCGACTCCTGTCCTACGTGGCCTCGCTCGCGCTGGTCACCACCGTGCTCGTGCTGGGCGGTGGCGGCACGGCCCAAGCCGACGGCTGCTACACCTGGAACCGGACCCTGTCCGAGGGCGCGTCCGGCGAGGACGTCCGGCAGCTGCAGATCCGGCTGTCCGGCTACCCCGGCTACGGCGCGGTGCTCGGCCTGGACGGCCAGTTCGGCCCCGCCACCCGGGCCGCCCTGGTCCGCTTCCAGCAGGCTTACGGCCTGGGCGCGGACGGCATCGCGGGCAGCGCGACCTACTCGCGCATCTACGCCCTCCAGGACGACGACTGCACGCCGGTCAACTTCTCCTACGCCGAGCTGAACGGCTGCAACTCCGACTGGTCGGGCGGCCGGGTGTCGGCGTCCACGGCGCGGGCCAACGCCCTGGTGTCGATGTGGAAGCTCCAGGCCATGCGGCACGCGCTGGGCGACCAGCCGATCCGGGTCACCAGCGGCTTCCGCAGCGTGTCGTGCAACAACGCGGTCGGCGGCGCGTCCGACTCGCGGCACCTCTACGGTGACGCGGTCGACCTGGGCGCCGGCTCGCACACCCTGTGCCGGATGGCCCAGCAGGCCCGCAACCACGGCTTCAACGGCATCCTCGGCCCCGGCTACCCCGGCCACGGCGACCACACCCACGTCGACCACCGCGGCAGCCGCTTCTGGTCGGCCTCGTCCTGCGGCATCTGA
- a CDS encoding NAD(P)/FAD-dependent oxidoreductase — translation MRNEERVVIAGGGLAGLRAGERLRELGFRGEIVIVSAERHLPYHRPALSKEAINGELTASDLRLSISRELNAVWRLGTHATHLEPDRHVVGLPGGEELKYDGLVIATGVEPRHLAGAPRQDPRIHVLRTVDDAIAIKRAINSTQGLVVVIGGGLIGCEMAASVKTMGRDVAIVSRSATLLGSAVGKNIAETVTAAHRARGVRMAMGVKIRHWVRQPGGVAIHLSDGQVFFAAVVVIAVGASPSVAWLRGSGLVLEDGVLCDPACHVVGATDVVAAGDVARWPNLRFGGQPRRVEHWLNAVEMGRAAAENLLAGRQNSRPFTPVPRFWTEQYGMRIQGSGIPALGKDTTTLAGSQKDHRTITGFVHDGRLVGMVGLDAPTAMIKLSTELWRQNRVDRTGPQRRPPQHLAPPEQLADRPEAAPPARSASTRGGPAPSADRYEPTRYEGPAEPREAGPLLPRQQQDSQPLPVPSHAPVVRARGYGGRPLSRSGPRARPR, via the coding sequence GTGAGGAACGAGGAACGCGTGGTCATCGCGGGCGGCGGCCTGGCCGGCCTGCGCGCCGGCGAGCGGCTGCGGGAGCTGGGGTTCCGCGGCGAGATCGTGATCGTCAGCGCCGAGCGCCACCTCCCCTACCACCGGCCGGCGCTGTCCAAGGAGGCCATCAACGGCGAGCTGACGGCGTCGGACCTGCGGCTGAGCATCAGCCGCGAGCTGAACGCGGTCTGGCGGCTGGGCACGCACGCGACCCACCTGGAGCCGGACCGGCACGTGGTGGGCCTGCCCGGCGGCGAGGAGCTGAAGTACGACGGCCTGGTCATCGCGACCGGGGTCGAGCCGCGCCACCTCGCGGGCGCGCCGCGGCAGGACCCCCGCATCCACGTGCTGCGCACGGTGGACGACGCCATCGCCATCAAGCGGGCGATCAACTCCACGCAGGGGCTGGTCGTGGTCATCGGCGGCGGCCTGATCGGGTGCGAGATGGCCGCGTCGGTGAAGACGATGGGCCGCGACGTGGCCATCGTGAGCCGGTCGGCCACGCTGCTGGGCAGCGCGGTCGGCAAGAACATCGCCGAGACCGTCACCGCCGCCCACCGGGCGCGGGGCGTGCGGATGGCGATGGGCGTGAAGATCCGGCACTGGGTGCGCCAGCCGGGCGGGGTGGCGATCCACCTGTCCGACGGGCAGGTGTTCTTCGCCGCGGTCGTGGTGATCGCGGTGGGCGCCTCGCCGTCGGTGGCCTGGCTGCGCGGGTCGGGTCTGGTGCTGGAGGACGGGGTGCTGTGCGACCCCGCGTGCCACGTGGTCGGCGCGACCGACGTGGTGGCCGCGGGTGACGTCGCGCGGTGGCCGAACCTCCGGTTCGGAGGGCAGCCGCGTCGGGTCGAGCACTGGCTCAACGCGGTGGAGATGGGGCGGGCGGCCGCGGAGAACCTGTTGGCGGGCAGGCAGAACTCGCGGCCGTTCACCCCTGTACCCCGGTTCTGGACCGAGCAGTACGGGATGCGCATCCAGGGTTCGGGCATCCCGGCGCTGGGCAAGGACACCACCACGCTGGCCGGGTCCCAGAAGGACCACCGCACCATCACCGGCTTCGTCCACGACGGCCGTCTGGTCGGGATGGTCGGCCTGGACGCGCCCACCGCGATGATCAAGCTGTCCACCGAGCTGTGGCGGCAGAACCGGGTCGACCGGACCGGGCCGCAGCGGCGCCCGCCACAGCACCTGGCACCTCCCGAGCAGCTCGCGGACCGGCCCGAGGCGGCACCACCCGCCCGGAGCGCGTCCACCCGGGGCGGGCCCGCCCCGAGCGCCGACCGGTACGAGCCCACCCGCTACGAGGGCCCCGCCGAACCCCGGGAGGCCGGGCCCCTGCTGCCCCGGCAGCAGCAGGACTCCCAGCCGCTGCCGGTGCCCTCGCACGCCCCCGTGGTCCGCGCCAGGGGGTACGGCGGCCGGCCGCTGAGCCGCAGCGGCCCCCGCGCACGACCGCGCTGA
- a CDS encoding ferric reductase-like transmembrane domain-containing protein encodes MLSQVPLLVAQATGGDHDAGVRHVAQISARLAYAFMCATLCWGVLIATGWANKITGRQGLRNSHMVLATLALAFGSLHAFAFTLLELGAFSHLRLLVPFADGGLFRHALGILALELMLAIAFTAGLRKKIYYRKWLRLHQLAYAAVVLGVVHSWFGAIANGNLALLWLAGLTVLIPTATIAIARFLPPDVLVKLGMLEPEPGFEPEPDGAGGSALDISVDNERCHRYGICQAEAPGLFQLIDDERLRYERRPPPEQFAKARAAARACPMRAIELRERVR; translated from the coding sequence GTGCTCTCCCAGGTCCCGCTGCTGGTCGCCCAGGCAACCGGCGGCGACCACGACGCCGGGGTGCGCCACGTCGCGCAGATCTCGGCGCGCCTGGCCTACGCGTTCATGTGCGCCACCCTGTGCTGGGGCGTGCTCATCGCGACGGGCTGGGCCAACAAGATCACCGGCAGACAGGGCCTGCGCAACAGCCACATGGTGCTGGCGACGCTGGCCCTGGCGTTCGGCTCGCTCCACGCGTTCGCCTTCACCCTGCTGGAGCTGGGCGCGTTCTCCCACCTGCGGCTCCTGGTGCCCTTCGCGGACGGCGGCCTGTTCCGGCACGCCCTGGGCATCCTGGCGCTGGAGCTGATGCTGGCCATCGCGTTCACCGCGGGCCTGCGCAAGAAGATCTACTACCGCAAGTGGCTGCGGCTGCACCAACTGGCCTACGCCGCGGTCGTGCTCGGGGTGGTCCACTCCTGGTTCGGCGCGATCGCCAACGGCAACCTGGCCCTGCTGTGGCTGGCCGGGCTGACCGTCCTGATCCCCACGGCCACCATCGCCATCGCCCGCTTCCTGCCGCCGGACGTGCTGGTCAAGCTGGGCATGCTGGAACCGGAGCCCGGTTTCGAGCCCGAACCCGACGGCGCGGGCGGCAGCGCGCTCGACATCAGCGTCGACAACGAGCGCTGCCACCGCTACGGCATCTGCCAGGCCGAGGCGCCGGGGCTGTTCCAGCTGATCGACGACGAGCGCCTGCGCTACGAGCGCAGACCGCCGCCCGAGCAGTTCGCGAAGGCGCGGGCCGCCGCGCGCGCCTGCCCGATGCGCGCGATCGAGCTGCGGGAGCGTGTCCGGTGA
- a CDS encoding DUF4142 domain-containing protein produces MPAKRFAAALLALHLLLAPAVTGVAHADDPADAGPVEQTPLGPITASDKELLVKVRLAGLWEMPMGEEAQTRAGSQRVKEVGQQLASDHTFLDERVVRLASQMGVELPDEANADQQSWMAEMRSRTGAAFDDSFANRLRAAHGAIFPVVSTVRANTRNEAIRQFAQVCNQIVLKHMTLLESTNLVTDAGLSKPVAAGAVDRAAVAADPVRAAQVVPTGSPNPLVVLVICLVGAVVTIGVLRLLRPRGNVG; encoded by the coding sequence ATGCCAGCCAAGCGTTTCGCGGCGGCCCTGCTGGCCCTGCACCTGCTGCTCGCGCCCGCGGTGACCGGGGTCGCGCACGCCGACGACCCGGCCGACGCGGGCCCGGTGGAGCAGACCCCGCTGGGCCCGATCACCGCGTCGGACAAGGAACTGCTGGTCAAGGTGCGGCTGGCCGGCCTGTGGGAGATGCCCATGGGCGAGGAGGCGCAGACCCGCGCCGGCAGCCAGCGGGTCAAGGAGGTGGGTCAGCAACTGGCCAGCGACCACACCTTCCTCGACGAGCGCGTGGTGCGGCTCGCCTCGCAGATGGGCGTGGAGCTGCCCGACGAGGCCAACGCCGACCAGCAGTCCTGGATGGCCGAGATGCGCTCGCGCACCGGCGCGGCGTTCGACGACTCGTTCGCCAACCGGCTGCGCGCCGCGCACGGCGCGATCTTCCCGGTGGTCTCGACGGTGCGGGCGAACACCCGCAACGAGGCCATCCGGCAGTTCGCCCAGGTCTGCAACCAGATCGTGCTCAAGCACATGACCCTGCTGGAGAGCACCAACCTCGTCACCGACGCCGGCCTGTCCAAACCGGTGGCCGCCGGCGCGGTGGACCGGGCGGCGGTCGCCGCCGACCCGGTGCGCGCCGCCCAGGTGGTGCCCACCGGCAGCCCCAACCCCCTCGTCGTGCTCGTCATCTGCCTGGTGGGCGCGGTGGTGACGATCGGTGTCCTGCGCCTGCTGCGGCCCCGCGGCAACGTCGGCTGA
- a CDS encoding sigma-70 family RNA polymerase sigma factor — MHGVARHRRSTSPQRERTWPDVSPEDELIRRLYQEFGSALLGHAMRLTGSDRQWAEDIVQETLVRAWRNAEKLERDPVLLRSWLFTVARRLVIDDRRKRSVRPQESELTPSDEAPVRDEADRTLAAIVVAEAMNGLTEEHREAILETYLRDRTVGEAAAVLGVPPGTVKSRVYYALRALRRALQDRG, encoded by the coding sequence ATGCACGGCGTGGCGCGGCACAGACGCAGCACTTCCCCCCAAAGAGAACGCACCTGGCCGGACGTGAGCCCGGAAGACGAGCTGATCCGCAGGCTCTACCAGGAGTTCGGCAGCGCGCTGCTCGGACATGCCATGAGACTGACCGGCAGCGACCGGCAGTGGGCTGAGGACATCGTCCAGGAGACGCTCGTGCGGGCGTGGCGGAACGCGGAGAAGCTGGAGCGGGACCCGGTCCTGCTGCGCTCCTGGCTGTTCACCGTCGCCCGGCGACTGGTCATCGACGACCGTCGGAAGCGGAGCGTCAGACCGCAGGAGTCGGAGTTGACGCCGTCGGACGAAGCCCCGGTGCGGGACGAGGCCGACCGCACCCTGGCGGCGATAGTTGTGGCCGAAGCGATGAACGGACTGACCGAGGAGCACCGGGAGGCTATTCTCGAGACGTACTTGAGGGATCGGACCGTCGGGGAAGCCGCAGCGGTGCTCGGGGTACCGCCCGGCACGGTGAAGTCCAGGGTGTACTACGCGCTCCGCGCCCTGCGGCGGGCACTGCAGGATCGGGGCTGA
- a CDS encoding anti-sigma factor family protein: MTSPTNHIDVAAYVLGVLDEDEVDAFENHLAQCRRCALDLRDFAELPDLLDEANANGLLRAGTGERPDGRSVRAMLDNVTELRSRKRRTAVLLAAAAAVLLVAVTAFVSVAVTRSGDRVAASTTTVPAQTNIANGEPDSETVLTRSDPVTGVYARLAPSLQPWGTALDLEVKGAKGPTRCELVAKSRSGESVVVSSWLVGATPDREPTHLQAAVGMRWHDIAEFAVRDTKDGATLLRLPTS; the protein is encoded by the coding sequence GTGACATCGCCTACGAACCACATCGACGTGGCGGCATACGTCCTCGGCGTCCTGGACGAGGACGAGGTCGACGCCTTCGAGAACCACCTGGCGCAGTGCCGCCGATGTGCGCTCGACCTGCGCGACTTCGCCGAGCTGCCGGACCTGCTCGACGAGGCGAACGCCAACGGCCTGCTGCGCGCCGGCACGGGGGAGCGGCCCGACGGCCGCTCGGTGCGCGCCATGCTGGACAACGTCACCGAGCTGCGGTCGCGCAAGCGCCGCACCGCGGTCCTGCTGGCCGCCGCGGCGGCCGTGCTGCTGGTCGCGGTGACCGCGTTCGTGTCGGTGGCGGTGACCAGGTCGGGCGACCGGGTCGCCGCCTCCACCACGACGGTGCCCGCGCAGACCAACATCGCCAACGGCGAGCCCGACTCGGAGACCGTCCTGACCCGCAGCGACCCGGTGACGGGCGTCTACGCCAGGCTCGCGCCGTCGCTCCAGCCGTGGGGCACCGCGCTGGACCTGGAGGTCAAGGGCGCCAAGGGGCCGACGCGGTGCGAGCTGGTCGCCAAGTCCCGGTCCGGTGAGAGCGTGGTCGTCAGCTCGTGGCTCGTGGGCGCCACGCCCGACCGCGAACCCACCCACCTCCAGGCGGCCGTGGGCATGCGCTGGCACGACATCGCGGAGTTCGCGGTCCGCGACACCAAGGACGGCGCCACCCTCCTCCGCCTGCCCACCTCCTGA
- a CDS encoding NAD(P)-dependent oxidoreductase encodes MVRVGFVGLGIMGQPMALNLVRAGRSLVVWNRSADRCEPLREAGAEVVGEVDEVFARAEVVIVMLAGEAAIDAVLERGAPGFARKVAGRTLVHMGTTSPGFSHGLEADVRAAGGHYVEAPVSGSRGPAEAGELVAMLAGEPEAVERVREVVGPMCAKVVECGPAPRALLMKLAVNVFLITTVTGLAESFHFAEHHGLDLVKLVDVLDSGQMSSRVSRAKTAKLLAADFGAQAAISDVLMNNRLIAGAARAAGVASPLLDVCLELFARTEELGHGKEDMAAVVRAIRERTDALGPDAPGAGQRPV; translated from the coding sequence GTGGTGCGGGTCGGATTCGTCGGGCTGGGGATCATGGGGCAGCCGATGGCGCTCAACCTGGTGCGCGCCGGGCGGTCGCTGGTGGTGTGGAACCGCTCGGCCGACCGGTGCGAGCCGTTGCGGGAGGCCGGGGCCGAGGTCGTCGGCGAGGTCGACGAGGTCTTCGCGCGGGCCGAGGTGGTGATCGTGATGCTGGCCGGCGAGGCCGCGATCGACGCGGTGCTGGAGCGCGGTGCGCCCGGGTTCGCCCGCAAGGTCGCCGGGCGGACCCTCGTGCACATGGGCACGACCTCGCCGGGCTTCTCGCACGGGCTCGAAGCCGACGTGCGGGCGGCGGGCGGGCACTACGTCGAGGCGCCGGTGTCCGGTTCGCGCGGTCCGGCCGAGGCCGGTGAGCTGGTGGCCATGCTCGCCGGCGAGCCCGAGGCGGTCGAGCGGGTGCGGGAGGTCGTCGGGCCGATGTGCGCGAAGGTGGTGGAGTGCGGCCCGGCGCCGCGGGCGCTGCTGATGAAGCTCGCGGTCAACGTCTTCCTGATCACCACGGTGACCGGCCTGGCCGAGTCGTTCCACTTCGCCGAGCACCACGGGCTGGACCTGGTCAAGCTGGTCGACGTGCTGGACTCCGGGCAGATGTCGAGCCGGGTGTCCCGGGCCAAGACGGCCAAGCTGCTGGCCGCCGACTTCGGCGCGCAGGCCGCGATCTCGGACGTGCTGATGAACAACCGGCTGATCGCCGGCGCGGCCCGTGCCGCGGGGGTGGCGTCGCCGCTGCTGGACGTGTGCCTGGAGCTGTTCGCCCGGACCGAGGAGCTGGGGCACGGCAAGGAGGACATGGCCGCGGTGGTGCGGGCGATCCGGGAGCGGACGGACGCGCTGGGGCCCGACGCGCCAGGGGCCGGGCAGCGGCCGGTCTGA
- a CDS encoding FG-GAP repeat domain-containing protein, which yields MRTNVHRSTGWTALRRSVLVVIAVVGALVATSLPALATIADKRNDYNGDGHSDVVAINGSNGCLFRWTGNGSGGLGAGTQLGCGWAPYEGSLASPGDLNGDGAGDLVAINGGDNCLYRWLGNGSGGFGAGVRLGCGWAPYWLALAGAGDLNNDGAGDVVAINGGDGCLYRWLGNGSGGLGAGVQVGCGWAPYTFSLTGAGDLNNDGNADLVAINNGNGCLYRWLGNGSGGLGAGAQLGCGWAPYTGAGNISGMGALNGDSAGDVVAINSSNGCLYRWFGNGGGGLGAGTQVGCGWGPYFLST from the coding sequence ATGAGAACCAACGTGCACCGGAGCACCGGGTGGACCGCTCTGCGGAGGTCGGTCCTCGTGGTGATCGCGGTCGTCGGCGCCCTGGTGGCGACCTCGCTGCCCGCGCTGGCGACCATCGCCGACAAGCGCAACGACTACAACGGCGACGGCCACAGCGACGTCGTCGCCATCAACGGCAGCAACGGCTGCCTGTTCCGCTGGACCGGCAACGGCAGCGGCGGGCTCGGCGCCGGCACCCAGCTCGGCTGCGGCTGGGCACCCTACGAGGGATCGCTGGCCAGTCCCGGTGACCTCAACGGCGACGGCGCCGGTGACCTCGTCGCCATCAACGGCGGCGACAACTGCCTGTACCGCTGGCTGGGCAACGGCAGCGGCGGATTCGGCGCCGGTGTCCGGCTCGGCTGCGGCTGGGCGCCCTACTGGTTGGCGTTGGCCGGCGCCGGTGACCTCAACAACGACGGCGCCGGCGACGTCGTCGCCATCAACGGCGGCGACGGCTGCCTGTACCGCTGGCTCGGCAACGGCAGCGGCGGGCTCGGCGCCGGTGTCCAGGTCGGCTGCGGCTGGGCGCCCTACACGTTCTCGTTGACCGGCGCCGGTGACCTCAACAACGACGGCAACGCGGACCTCGTCGCCATCAACAACGGCAACGGCTGCCTGTACCGCTGGCTGGGCAACGGCAGCGGCGGGCTCGGCGCCGGCGCCCAGCTCGGCTGCGGCTGGGCGCCCTACACCGGCGCGGGGAACATCAGCGGGATGGGCGCGCTGAACGGTGACAGCGCGGGCGACGTCGTCGCCATCAACAGCAGCAACGGCTGCCTGTACCGCTGGTTCGGCAACGGCGGCGGCGGGCTCGGCGCCGGCACCCAGGTCGGCTGCGGCTGGGGCCCGTACTTCCTGTCCACGTGA
- a CDS encoding DUF742 domain-containing protein, translated as MSALRVRPYTRTGGRTRSARTLAIETIVTTNERADRDALTSTAEHRAIGDLCRHPHSVAEVAARLRLPLGVVRVLLADMSDLSLIVVHQGEELDAEGKPSLELMERVLAGLRRI; from the coding sequence GTGTCTGCCCTCCGGGTGCGCCCCTACACCAGAACCGGCGGCCGCACGCGTTCCGCGCGGACGCTGGCCATCGAGACGATCGTGACCACGAACGAGCGGGCCGACCGGGACGCGCTGACCTCCACCGCGGAGCACCGCGCCATCGGCGACCTGTGCCGCCACCCGCACTCGGTGGCGGAGGTGGCGGCCCGGCTGCGGCTGCCGCTCGGCGTGGTGCGGGTGCTGCTGGCGGACATGTCCGACCTCAGCCTGATCGTCGTGCACCAGGGCGAGGAGCTGGACGCCGAGGGCAAGCCGTCGCTGGAGCTGATGGAGCGCGTCCTCGCCGGCCTGCGCCGCATCTGA
- a CDS encoding ABC transporter ATP-binding protein yields MTGGVAAARAVDVWKSYGTGEAAVTALAGVSAEFERGRFTAIMGPSGSGKSTLMHCLAGLDAIDTGEVWIGDTRVDGLRDRGLTDLRRRHVGFIFQQFNLLPTLTAAENITLPMAIGGQKVDQTWFDAVVEAVGLRDRLGHRPTQLSGGQQQRVACARALVSRPDVVFADEPTGNLDSRSGAEVLGFLRRSVRDFGQTIVMVTHDPVAASCADRVVFLADGRIVRELHAPTADAVLETMKHLDGGERLVVA; encoded by the coding sequence GTGACCGGTGGGGTTGCCGCGGCCAGGGCCGTGGACGTGTGGAAGTCCTACGGGACGGGGGAGGCGGCCGTCACCGCGCTCGCGGGGGTGAGCGCCGAGTTCGAGCGCGGTCGGTTCACCGCGATCATGGGGCCGTCGGGGTCGGGCAAGTCGACCCTCATGCACTGCCTGGCCGGGCTGGACGCGATCGACACCGGCGAGGTGTGGATCGGCGACACGCGGGTGGACGGCCTGCGCGACCGGGGGCTGACCGACCTGCGGCGCCGGCACGTGGGGTTCATCTTCCAGCAGTTCAACCTGCTGCCGACGCTCACCGCGGCCGAGAACATCACCCTGCCGATGGCGATCGGCGGGCAGAAGGTCGACCAGACCTGGTTCGACGCGGTCGTGGAGGCGGTCGGCCTGCGCGACCGGCTGGGCCACCGGCCCACCCAGCTCTCCGGCGGCCAGCAGCAGCGGGTGGCGTGCGCGCGGGCCCTGGTGTCCCGGCCCGACGTGGTCTTCGCCGACGAGCCGACCGGCAACCTGGACTCGCGCTCCGGCGCCGAGGTGCTGGGCTTCCTGCGCCGCTCGGTGCGCGACTTCGGCCAGACCATCGTCATGGTCACCCACGACCCGGTCGCCGCCTCCTGCGCGGACCGGGTGGTGTTCCTGGCCGACGGCCGGATCGTGCGCGAGCTGCACGCGCCCACGGCGGACGCGGTGCTGGAGACGATGAAGCACCTCGACGGCGGCGAGCGGCTGGTCGTGGCGTGA